GATGCCGGCGAAATTCGAACTCGCCCTTGCCCTGTGTGAACTCGGACAGGCAGCCGATCAGCGCGTCCGCCTGGTCGAAGCCGGTGCAGCGACCATCGAAGCCGAAGACGCCAGAGCCGTGATAGGGGTTGTACTCGTTGTAGCGGCTCCAGCGAATCTCGCCGCCGAAGGAAACATTGTGGCGGCCCCGAGCCCAGTGCCACGAGTTGGCGAAGCCGAAGCTGGCGCGCCGGAAGTCGGCGTTGCGGCTGGCGCTGCCGAGGTCGAAGTCGCTCGTGCCGTCGAGCGCGATATCGAGCTCATTGGCCAGCGGGTTGATCTCGACACCGAACGCGGTGATGTCTCCCCACGGCGAATCGAGCGTGCGCGCGGCGGGAGCGTAGTTGACGAACACGTTCGCATAGGACACCAGGCCCGAGGAGACCGTCGCGGTCCACGCCAGCGTGCCGCTGTGCGTGGTGAGCTTGCTCCCGTTCTCGCTGCCCGCCAGATTGTCGCCGATGAGCGGTCGCGGCGACTCGGCCGGCTGGCCGAGATAGCGACCGTAGACCGTATGTGACGGGTTGACCGTGTAGTCGCCGCGGAGGATGTACTGGGTGATGTCGGTGTTGGCGGTGATCGGTGCGCGGACCAGGCCGCTCTCATCCGGCTCGGGCCAGTACGCCAGCAGGCTTTGTATGGCAGGAGACCACTCACTGGATGGGATCTGGTTGTTTGGATATGGCTGGCCAGACGGGTCCACCAGTTGCAGCGGCGCCTGGTTGGAGTCCGTCGGATGCAGGAGATCGGAAAAATCTCCTTGCCGGTAGGCCGCGGACATGGCCTCTTCGAAGTTGCTGTCGATGGTCTGTCTCACCCACGTGCGCTGCCACCCCCCGAAGAGAAAGAGCCTGTTCTCGATGATCGGCCCGCCAAGCGTGAAGCCGCCCTGGTTGCGACGCAACTGGTCGCCGGTCTCGGAAAAGAAGTTGTTCGCGTTGAACGCCGAGTTGCGCACGAACCAGAAAGCGTCGCCGTGCACCTGGTTGGTTCCGCTTCGCGTGACGATGTTGATGCTACCGCCAGGGCTCGAGCCGACATCGGCACCCTTGCCCGATGTCACGACGGTGAACTCCTGCACCGCGTTTGGAAACGGGAACGGCATGCCGGCGTTGTACATCGTGTCGTTGTTGTCGGCGCCGTCCAACGTGTAGCGGGTCTCGTTGTTGCGTGCGCCATTGATGGAGAACTGCCGGCTGCCCAGCGGGATCTTGACGCCGTCGCCATTGCCGTTCTTGTCGGCGCCGGTGGTGTCGTTGGCCGGCACGGTTCCGGGCGACAGCAGCGCCAAGTCCGCCAGATTGCGGCCGTTGAGCGGCAGGTCCACGATGCGCCGAGAGTCGACGACGGACTTGATGTCGGCGCCCCGCGTCTGCACCAGTGGTGCGGAGGCCGCCACGCTGACCGTGGTCGTCACGTCGCCGACGATCAAGCCCACATCGAGCCTTGGGTTGTCGTTCACCTGGAGCACGATGCCGGACTGCTGGTACTGCTGGAATCCCTCCTTCTCGGCGATGAGCTCGTAGCGGCCCACTGGCACGAACCGAAACACGAACTGCCCGCTGCCCTCGGTGAGCGTCGTTTGGGTCCACTCGGTATCGGCATTGATCAGCGTGACCTGTACATTCGGCGCCACCGCGCCTCCCGGATCGTGAACCGTGCCGTACACCCCAGCCGTGCCTCCGGTCTGTGCAAAGCCAAATGTGGGCACGCCGACCAGAGCAAGGACCATGAGAAGCGCGATTGTCGCCGGCATCGCCGCTGTGTGCGGCATCCATCTCCTGAGAAAACCCACCATCGTGCGGCTCCTATCTGGAGGCACGACGGTAGCAATCGGCTGTGTCGATTCAGTAACCGTTGATGAGATTTCTGCGGCGACGGTTATGAGAGCTATCACCAAATCGTACGGGCAGCTCGTGGTGAAGGAGTCGTACGTAGCGCAGGGCTTTAGCCCTGCCTGCGCCCGCGCTTTACTGGCAGGCCTGAAGGCCTGCGCTACGTATGGCGCACGCGACGTTCAGGTGCGGTCCGCCGACGTGAACTCGGCGAGAATCAAGTTGCGGAACACGGCCGCCGCGGGACTGAGCTTGTGTCCCGTCGAGGTCAGCAGGGAGATCGGGCGCGTGAGGGGGCGGTGGGCCAGCATAACGACAACGAGCCGGCGCGCCGCGATGTCCTGCTGCACGGCGTGCTTGGAAAGAAACGAGATGCCGAGCCCGCAGGCCAATGCTTCGCGGATCGCCTCGACGGTGCTCAGCTCCAACATCGTTCGCGGCTGGACTCGCGTCCGCGTGAGCTCCTCATCGATACGGATACGCGTGCCAGACGTGCGCTCTCGTACCAACAGACGCTCCTCTTCGAGGTCCTTGAACGTCACACCCGAGCGGTTGACCCAGCGATGACGCGGACCGACCACCAACAGGAGCTCGTCGAGGCCGAGCGGCTCCGTCGCCAGCTCGGTCGACGTGGGCGGGGAGGCCACGACGCCGAGCTCCGCCTCTTGTGAGAGCAGCAGCCGCTCCACATGGACTGTGTCTTTGATCTGCAACGTGACATGGACGCCAGGGTAGTCCTCGAGGAACTGGCCGAGCAGGCGCGGCAGCAGATACGCTCCAGGCGTCGAGCTGGCGGCAACCACCAGATGGCCCGTGACCAGGCCACGGAAATCCTGCAGCGATCGGTCGGCCTCCTGCAGCGTCGTCAGAACCTTCGCCGCGTACGGAAGAAACAGCTTGCCTGCTTCGCTGAGGTACGCTCGACGGCCCGTCCGATTGAACAGCACCAACGCGAGCCTCGCCTCCAGGCCGGCGATCTGGCCTGACACATATGGTTGGCTGACGCGCAGCTCGTCGGCGGCGCGGGAGAAGCTGCAATGCTTGGCGACGGCGGCGAAGACTCTCAGGTGAGCGAGGGTGACAGGTAGCGACATCATGAGGATAGCCTGTTGCCACTACCTTAAGCGCAATTCCGTTCACGTGGCGCCCGACCTTTGGCAGGGCCCGGTAAGTGTAGGCCCGACCTTTTAGGTCGGGCGTGACCGTGGGCCGGGTACCGCGGCGCAGACGTACGCCGCGGCACCCTGTGTGGCGCTGACTACTGGATCTTCGTGGCGTGTGCCGTCCCGCCGGCATTGCCGAAGAGTCCATCGGTGGATTGATACCTCGACACTTCGACCGTGATCGGCACCTGGTCGACGCTTTCTACGAGGATGCTGAAGCGCCGCCCTTCGGACGCCGGGAACTCGGTCGTGATGAGCGCGGTCAGACGCGAGCTCCCGCCGACCTCGAGCGTCTTCTCCTCGGTCGTCCCATCGTCATAGATGAGCGTGAAGCGCACTGGCGCTGGAGTGTCCGAGGCGTTGGAGACGAGCACATACGTGTCTTCCTCCGCCTCGCCGCCGCTCTGGGCCTCGCCGATCCCGAAGACCGTGCCGGTCTCGGTGGTGCCGAGCGAGGCGTGCGCCTCGTACCACGACGCCGAGGTCGGCCCCCACCACATCGCCCGTTCGACGATGATCGGTACGGTCGAGGACACGCTGGCGGCGAACGCCGTGTCCTCCAGGAACGGATCCTGCTGGCCGTCGATGAGGATGGTCCGCTTTGCCTGTGCCGGCACGACGTACTGCTTGGTGATCGTCTGGCCCGCGGGCAACTGGAACGTCACCGTGACCGTGGCCTCCTGGTCGTTGGGATTGCCGAAGAAGAGGAACGTGTCGAAGTAGTGCGTCGCCCCCTCGGCAATGTTCCAGGTGGTGCTCAGCGCCGTGGCGCCGGCGCTCATCTGACCGGCCTCGAAGCCGCGATCGCCATCGCCGGTCAAGTACATGGCCCGCTCCGCGACGATCGGCGCATCGGAAGTGATCACGGCCGAGATCTCCACGGACTCGAGCCCTGGCACGGCGTTTGCCCACACCGTCTGGCGCGTGTAGGCGGGGACCACCACCTCCTGTATCACGGGTGGCCCTTGGTCTTGCCCGCGCAGGTATGTGATCGTGACGTTCGCGTCCACGCTGTTCTCGTTCTCGATCACGTGGAAGACGTCGAAGACGTAGGTCGCCCCCTCGCCGAAGTACCACGTGTTCGCAGCCTCGGGCTGGCCACTCTCGAGGGCACTGCCGTAGCTGGTGTCGTCCCACAGCATCTGGCGCAGGCCAGCGATCGGCTGATCGGACTCGATGCGCGTGGAAGCGCCGGTAGACTGGCCGGCGAGCGCCGCTTCGAGATCGACGGTGACCCGCGTGAGCGGCTCCACCGTGTACCACTGCGAGGCTGCCGGGTGTCCCGCCTCTGGGATCACCGTCACCAGCACGTTGGCGGCCTCCTCGCGGCTGGCGTTGAAGAAGCCGACGTCGGTCTGGAAGAAGTCGCCGACGGCCCCTTCGGCGAAGTGCTGGACGTAGAAGCCGCGCGGATGTGACGGCACCTCCGCGTTGATCTCGTCGATGTTGGATATCCCATCACCATCCGGATCCCCGTCCGGCCCATCTTCATCGGTGGCGTTGCACGGATCCAGCCCATAGCGCAGCTCGTCCTCGTTGGACATGCCGTCACCATCACAGTCGGCGGCTTCGTCTTCCAAGACAAAGACGTAGGCCGCGCCCTGGTCCGTGTTGCCGCCCACGTCGGCGCTCGGTGCTCCCACCAGGGCAGTGCCGTCCGAGAAGGCGACTGACCTGCCGAGCGCATCGCCCGCCGCTCCGTCGTCCGCGGTGAGCGTGCTCCCCTCGGTCCAGACCTCGCCGCTCCGGGAGAAGAGGTAAGCGGCACCCGTGCCATGCGCCGTCGATGCTCCCACTACCGCGGTGTCGCCATCGAACGAGAGGTCGACCCCGACGCCGAAGTCATTCCCTGCCGTCCCGTCGGACGCGAGGAGCTTGGCCTGTTGTGTCCAGTCGGCACCGCCGCCGGTGAAGACGTAGGCCGCGCCTGGGAGGTCAGGAGCATTGGGTCCCCGTAACGGCGCCCCGAGCAGGGCGGTCCCGCCGTCGTCGGAGAGGGCGGAAGAGAGGCCGAATCGGGCACCTGGCGTGCCGTCGTCCGCGACGAGCTTGGCCTGCTGCGTCCAGGTCGTCCCGCTGCCGGTGAAGATGTAGGCCGCGCCTTGCTGGGCGTTGTCACCCACGTTGGCGCGGGCTGCCCCAATCAGCGCGATGTCGCCCGCGAGAGAGAGGTCTACCGACTCGCCGAAGAAAGCGCCCCGCGCTCCGTCCTCCGCGAGGAGCTTGGCCTGCTGGCTCCAGGTCTCGCCGCTGCGGCCGTAGACGTAGGCCGCGCCCCGGTTCTGGTTTTGGTTCGCGCCGTCATTGTGGGCCCCCACCAGGGCGATGTTGCCGTCGCCCGAGAGGGCGACGTCGAAGCCGAATTGCGCTTGAAACCACCCGTCGTCCGCGGTCAGCTTGGCCTGCTGGCTCCAGGTCCCGTCGTCGCTGAGGGTGAAGACATAGGCGGCGCCCCGGTTCGTGGAGGCCTGCTCACCCCAGTCGGCCGTCCAGGCTCCGACCAGGGCCGTATTGCCTGAGACCGAGAGGGCGACCGAGAAGCCGAAGTCATCACCCTGTACCCCGTCGTCCGCGGTAAGGGTGGCCACTTCGGTCCAGACCGCGCCGCTGCGGGTGAAGAGGTAGGCTGCCTCCTGTCCGGACGCTCCCACCAGGGCCGTGTCCCCCTTGAGGTCGACCGACACGCCGAAGACAGCGTTCGGTGCTCCGGAGGGCCCGAGCTTGGCCTGCTCGGTCCAGACCGCGCCACTTCCGGTGAAGACGTAGGCCGCGTCGGCCCCCGGCGCTCCCATCAGCGCGGTGTCGCCGTCGAGGGCCACCGAAAAGCCAAACTCGTCGCCTTGCGTCGCATCGGAGGCGAGGAGCTTGCCCTGCGGCGTCCAGGCCCCGTCGCTGCCCGTGAACACGTACGTTGCGCCCGGGATGGCGGGCACATCGGGACTCACTCGCGCGCCCACCAACGCCGTCTCTCCATCGTCGGAGAGGGCCACCGAGCTCCCGAATCGATGGCCGGGCGCCCCGTCGTCTGCGACGAGCTTCGCTTGCTGATTCCAGCTCGCCCCGCTGCCGGCGAAGACGTAGGCCGCGCCCTGCCGGTCGTTGCCGTCCACGTCGGCGAAGAACGCTCCAATCAGGGCGACGTCGCCCGCGAAGGACAGGGCGACCGCCCCGCCGAACCAATCGCCCCGTGCCCAGTCGTCCGCGAGGAGCTTGGCCTGCTGGGTCCACGCCGAGCCGCTCCGCGTATAGACGTACGCTGCGCCACGGTTGGTGATGGGGTTCGCGCCGTCCTCGCGTGCGCCCACCAGGGCGATGTTTCCGTCGCCGGAGAGCGCGACCGCGTTGCCGAAGTGCGCTTGGAAGAAGCCGTCGTCTGCGACGAGCTTCGCCTGCTGACTCCAGTCTGGACCGCTGCCTGTGAAGACGTACGCCGCGCCCCGGTTCCTGAACGCCCTCTCGCCCCAGTCGGCCAGCCAGGCGCCTATCAGGGCCGTATCGCCCTCGAGGGCGACCGAGTAGCCGAAGCTATCGCCCTCCGCCCCGTCGCTCGCCGTCAGGACCGCCTGCTGGGTCCAGACGCCGGCGTTCCTCGTGAAGACGTAGGCCGCGCCCTGACGGTCGTTGCCGGCGACGGCGGCGTTGGGCGCTCCCACCACCGCGGCATCGCCCAGCAGCGCGACCGAGATGCCAAACAAGATCCCCGTCCCGCCGTCCGGGGTGATCGCGGCCTCCTCGCTCCAGACCGTGCCGCTGCGGGTGAAGACGTACACCGTGTCTGCACGCGGTGCACCCACCAGGGCCGTGTCGCCCGAGACGGCGACGGATGTGCCCACCCCAGCGTCCGCCGGTCCACCCACCGTGAGCTTGGCCTGCTGCAGCCAGGGGTCGATGACGATGGGGTACACGGCCGCCTCGTCGTCCACCTCGATGCGCAGCGTGCGCCCGTCCAGCGCGAGCGAGGCGGGCAGCTCCCGTCCCTCGGCATCGACAGCGAAGAGGCCGCCGTAGCTGAGGCCGTCCTGCCAGGTCACGACGTTCGTCTCCCCGTCGAGCCTCGGCGTACCGGGGCCGGTCAGGGTCATCGCCAGGGTCAACGGGCCATCAGCCTGCGCCGGCCGCGCGTCGAGTGTGAAGCCCTGTTCGAGGCCCACCGGACCGTTGACGTACCACTCCGTGAGAGGACCACGGACATACTCGACGCGGTTGGTAGCTGCCACTGGCGTTGCGGGTGTCACAGGCGCGAGCGTCTCGCCCACGCCGATGGTGGTCAGCGCCATGCCAATCGGCGCGGCGTCCCGGCGCTGGATGGTCACCCCGTCGCGCGTGAACACGGTCGTGATCTGGTGATCGTGGTTCGTCAGCGTGACGCTGCCGCTGGCGGTCTCGGCGTGATATTGCTCATCGTCACGTCCGAGCGCCGCCGAGATGCTCGCCTGGGCGGCGACCGGCAGGCTCTCCACCGATGTGGTGTTGGCCGGCGCCGCCGCGTCGGCCGGCGACGTCACGTCTTCGCGCGTGACGACGGGTTGGCTCCGGGACGTCTCGGGCCCGGGAGCCTTTGCTGGATCCGATGCGGCACCGGCAGCCTGGGGCATTGCCACGCAGGCCGCCAGGCACCAGAGGACCAGACGTGCTGGCAGCTGTGCTCTTCGCTTCATCATGTCTCCTCCCCTCGCAGGCGTCCGCGGGACATGTGACATCCCGAGGTCTGCAGGTCGATGGCAAACAGGATGCGCGGCTGTCGGCGTGAAGGGAATGGAGAGAACTACCGTATTTGCGTAGGTAGTGCTGCCTATTTTGTATAGGTAGTATTACCTATACTGGGTACTTTAACTCAGGCAGGTGAGCGGGGAGGCTGCGCGTGGAACCCGGGCACGGCGACGCTGCTGAAGGCGGCTTCCCTGGTGCCCATGTAGCGAAGCTCGGCCTCGAACCGCCGAGCCAAGCCGAACCCGCGGGGCGGACCTTCGCTACCAGTGAGGAGCGAGAAGCTTGCTGCTCACGACCGGTGGCTTGGCAGACGTCTAGGCAACTGCGATCTCCCAGCGGCGAACGCCGGGCACATCGATTTTCCGGCCCTTCGGCACCGGCTTGCCGAGCTTCTCTTGGGCGGCGATGTAGGTTTCGATCGCGTCCCGCACATCCCGTTCGAGCTCATCCAGTGTGTCGCCGGATGCAAAGCAACCTGGGAGATCTACGACTTCAGCCCAATAGCCACCGCTTTCGTGATCTTCGTGAACGATGACCGAGTACGCTTGCACAGCTTTTACCTCGCTATAAGCATCGCAGAAATTGATCCAGCGTGAGACCGGCGGTCTTGATGACGCTGCTGAGGAGGCCGGGCTTCACCTTGCGCGGAATGACCACCGTATGGCCGTTCGGCATCTCCACCGCTCGGTGACTGCCCTTGCCAGCGTCCTTATGCCCGCATGGTGGACCAACCGCCTCAAACGACTCGTCCGCGGACCCAAGCGGTACTTCGTCGATTCATCACTCGCACTCGCGACGCTTAGGCTCGATGTCGCGGGGCTGATCGCAGACGCGGACATCGTCGCGCGCACGCTCGACACGTTCGTGGCTGGCCAATTGAGGGCGGCGCTTGCCCGAAGCGCATCCTCGCCCAGGCTCTACCACCTGCGCCAAGAACAGGGCCGACGCGAGATCGACATCATGGTCGAGTACGGCGGCCAACGTGTGTTCAGCTTCGAAGTCAAGGCCACCAGCGCGCCGACGCGCCACGATGCGCGACACCTTGCATGGCTACGGGACGAGCTCGGCGATCGCTTCCTTGGTGGCGCCGTGCTCCATACAGGTCCCAGAGCCTTCATCCTCGACCACAACATCATTGCCGCCCCGATCGCGAACCTCTGGAGTTGACGGCCCAGGCAAGGCCGTCGGCGCCTTCGGCCGCGTCGATGAGCGTCTCGACCTTCCAGTCGGAGGTGCGGATCGCCGCCACCTTCTGGCTGCGGTCGCAGGAGACGTACACCATCTTGTCGTCGGGCCGGATGACCGGCTCCTGCGGTGCCGCTGGAACATCGATCGTGTGCGCGACCTCGAAGGTCTTCGGGTCGACGACCGCGACCTGGTTCGCGCGGGGCAGGGCGACGACGAGCCAGCGGCCATCGTGGGTGGGAGCGGCGCCGAAGCCGATGGCTGGTAGCGGAATCCATCGCGCGA
The genomic region above belongs to Luteitalea sp. and contains:
- a CDS encoding LysR family transcriptional regulator, whose translation is MMSLPVTLAHLRVFAAVAKHCSFSRAADELRVSQPYVSGQIAGLEARLALVLFNRTGRRAYLSEAGKLFLPYAAKVLTTLQEADRSLQDFRGLVTGHLVVAASSTPGAYLLPRLLGQFLEDYPGVHVTLQIKDTVHVERLLLSQEAELGVVASPPTSTELATEPLGLDELLLVVGPRHRWVNRSGVTFKDLEEERLLVRERTSGTRIRIDEELTRTRVQPRTMLELSTVEAIREALACGLGISFLSKHAVQQDIAARRLVVVMLAHRPLTRPISLLTSTGHKLSPAAAVFRNLILAEFTSADRT
- a CDS encoding type II toxin-antitoxin system HicB family antitoxin translates to MVHEDHESGGYWAEVVDLPGCFASGDTLDELERDVRDAIETYIAAQEKLGKPVPKGRKIDVPGVRRWEIAVA
- a CDS encoding DUF4143 domain-containing protein, whose product is MAVRHLHRSVTALASVLMPAWWTNRLKRLVRGPKRYFVDSSLALATLRLDVAGLIADADIVARTLDTFVAGQLRAALARSASSPRLYHLRQEQGRREIDIMVEYGGQRVFSFEVKATSAPTRHDARHLAWLRDELGDRFLGGAVLHTGPRAFILDHNIIAAPIANLWS